From the genome of Lotus japonicus ecotype B-129 chromosome 6, LjGifu_v1.2, one region includes:
- the LOC130726367 gene encoding protein EIN6 ENHANCER isoform X1 produces the protein MKGDKMEAEVVDAELVLPNYLSFKRVQMHEKYPKGQSRGRHWKHLKQIIQAENYQNYPPDQPNYVNIESPPSMHPCKRICDITGYEAPYYDPRTTLRYANTDVFKIIRALPNDYVQRYLALRNAAVVLK, from the exons ATGAAGGGTGATAAGATGGAAGCAGAGGTAGTGGACGCTGAGCTAGTGCTGCCGAATTACCTCAGTTTTAAGAGAGTTCAGATGCATGAGAAATACCCTAAAGGCCAATCTAGAGGGAGGCACTGGAAACATCTTAAGCAGATTATTCAAGCTGAGAATTATCAGAATTACCCTCCTGATCAACCCAATT ATGTCAATATTGAGTCACCCCCCTCCATGCATCCCTGCAAGAGAATTTGTGATATTACAGGCTATGAG GCACCTTACTATGATCCTAGGACTACCCTCCGATATGCAAACACCGATGTTTTCAAGATCATCAGGGCGCTTCCTAATGATTATGTGCAGAGATACCTAGCTCTAAGAAATGCAGCAGTAGTTCTCAAGTAG
- the LOC130726367 gene encoding protein EIN6 ENHANCER isoform X2, which produces MEAEVVDAELVLPNYLSFKRVQMHEKYPKGQSRGRHWKHLKQIIQAENYQNYPPDQPNYVNIESPPSMHPCKRICDITGYEAPYYDPRTTLRYANTDVFKIIRALPNDYVQRYLALRNAAVVLK; this is translated from the exons ATGGAAGCAGAGGTAGTGGACGCTGAGCTAGTGCTGCCGAATTACCTCAGTTTTAAGAGAGTTCAGATGCATGAGAAATACCCTAAAGGCCAATCTAGAGGGAGGCACTGGAAACATCTTAAGCAGATTATTCAAGCTGAGAATTATCAGAATTACCCTCCTGATCAACCCAATT ATGTCAATATTGAGTCACCCCCCTCCATGCATCCCTGCAAGAGAATTTGTGATATTACAGGCTATGAG GCACCTTACTATGATCCTAGGACTACCCTCCGATATGCAAACACCGATGTTTTCAAGATCATCAGGGCGCTTCCTAATGATTATGTGCAGAGATACCTAGCTCTAAGAAATGCAGCAGTAGTTCTCAAGTAG
- the LOC130724752 gene encoding uncharacterized protein LOC130724752, giving the protein MGHSAGQDDWPWVRATLIQELETNVLMYNRMWGTDVVYGLHDRLTLPIGDPTTPDKWFQLPEMGYLVATKYQLVLVSLSSMGCNTYFPLIGAGPRDEHTVIAIGHVINHWVQLQLTPGHPMPTIAPQWDWHADLASKYWRNLYGPRLGMYDAQFQAWLGAFSGHADYVDITTD; this is encoded by the exons ATGGGGCATTCCGCCGGTCAGGACGATTGGCCTTGGGTTAGGGCTACATTGATACAAGAACTTGAGACCAATGTGTTAATGTATAATAGGATGTGGGGCACAGATGTTGTTTATGGCTTACATGATCGTCTCACTCTTCCTATTGGTGACCCGACCACCCCTGACAAATGGTttcaactgccagagatgggataccttgttgcCACAAAGTACCAATTGGTTCTCGTATCCTTATCCTCTATGGGTTGTAACACATACTTTCCACTGATAGGAGCCGGCCCACGAGATGAGCATACTGTTATAGCTATTGGACATGTGATAAATCACTGGGTACAG CTCCAATTAACTcctggacatcctatgccgaCTATTGCTCCCCAGTGGGATTGGCACGCTGATCTTGCCTCCAAATACTGGCGCAACCTATATGGTCCACGTTTAGGCATGTATGATGCACAATTCCAAGCTTGGCTTGGTGCTTTTAGTGGTCATGCGGACTATGTGGACATCACCACAGATTGA
- the LOC130724753 gene encoding uncharacterized protein LOC130724753 translates to MLDELTVDDITWTPFEDHRDVRPRDPRALYSGYIRTPYGRSVSRHLPEQVMRQFGFIQDIPRHPSEIQTTGSLAETTDAAYAEFEPHLRPQGIPATYPGEAVEGYMRWYSRVSHVFIIPEDRREELSAVSAIRRGVELLEQSLEVPGALAPGTQPRILTERALDLFRRSSFVGTQGVAFSAIRGAAAAGGRARGGRPRGGGARGGRARGEGDPGEGVRGGRARGPRGRRGRGRGE, encoded by the exons atgctcgatgagcttacAGTGGATGATATCACATGGACCCCTTTTGAGGACCATCGAGATGTTCGACCACGGGATCCCAGGGCCCTCTATTCCGGCTACATCAGGACACCTTACGGACGGTCTGTGAGCCGACATCTACCAGAGCAGgttatgcgccagtttggcttcatacaggacatccctcgacacccctctgagatccagacgacggggtcccttgctgagaccacagatgctgcctatgctgagtttgagccgcacctccgccctcaggggatacctgctacatatccgggagaggcggtggagggttacatgaggtggtatagcagagtgtcccatgtgttcatcatccctgaggataggagggaggagcttagtgccgtg tctgccatacgtaggggtgtggagttgttggagcagtccCTGGAGGTGCCAGGTGCTCTTGCTCCAGGGACACAGCCCCGAATCCTCACGGAGAGGGCGCTCGATCTCTTTCGACGGAGTTCCTTCGTTGGTACCCAGGGAGTTGCCTTTTCTGCTATTCGAGGAGCCGCAGCTgcgggaggcagagctcgtggaggcagaccccgtggaggcggagctcgtggaggcagagctcgtggagagggTGATCCTGGAGAGGGTGTTCGTGGAGGTCGAGCGCGTGGACCCAGAGGTCGCAGGGGGCGGGGTCGGGGAGAGtga